In a single window of the Nocardioides sp. L-11A genome:
- a CDS encoding histidine phosphatase family protein yields MEKQRRLVVVRHAKAEQLAPSDVERVLSERGRADGHALGRWLAEQGIAPDIAYVSYAARTRETWDVLSAGAGWDLAPTVDGSLYGTDEDGVLELVHTTPAEAATVVVVGHNPTMAMLVQLLDDGEGEASGVVELGTFPTGAAAVFEIAGPWEDVAAMAGRLVAFEVGRV; encoded by the coding sequence GTGGAGAAGCAACGGCGGCTCGTCGTCGTCCGACACGCCAAGGCCGAGCAGCTCGCCCCCTCCGACGTCGAGCGCGTGCTGAGCGAGCGGGGCCGGGCTGACGGACACGCCCTCGGCCGGTGGCTCGCGGAGCAAGGGATCGCACCCGACATCGCCTACGTGTCGTACGCCGCCCGCACCCGCGAGACCTGGGACGTCCTGTCCGCGGGCGCCGGCTGGGACCTCGCACCGACCGTCGACGGGAGCCTCTACGGCACCGACGAGGACGGCGTGCTCGAGCTGGTGCACACCACGCCGGCGGAGGCAGCTACCGTGGTCGTGGTCGGCCACAACCCCACCATGGCGATGCTCGTGCAGCTGCTCGACGACGGCGAGGGTGAGGCATCGGGCGTGGTCGAGCTCGGCACCTTCCCGACGGGCGCCGCGGCAGTGTTCGAGATCGCCGGCCCGTGGGAGGACGTCGCGGCCATGGCGGGGCGGCTGGTCGCCTTCGAGGTGGGCCGGGTCTGA
- a CDS encoding ABC transporter ATP-binding protein: protein MSAVLELAEVTVRRGQSTLLDRVSWVVREGERWILLGANGAGKTTLMQIAGAQLHPTSGAVGLLGELLGTVDIFELRPRIGVSSAAVAEQIPRNETVRDLVLTASYAVLGRWREEYDDVDHDRADALLREVGVAPLADRTYGTLSEGERKRVQIARALMTDPELLLLDEPAAGLDLGGREDLVSTLSVLAYDPLSPATVLVSHHVEEIPPGFTHVMMLRDGRVVAQGPLEETLTPEALSATFGMPLVLEHHDGRYAARRKQHHRG, encoded by the coding sequence ATGTCCGCCGTGCTCGAGCTCGCCGAGGTGACCGTACGACGAGGCCAGTCCACCCTGCTCGACCGGGTCAGTTGGGTGGTCCGCGAGGGCGAGCGCTGGATCCTGCTCGGGGCCAACGGAGCCGGCAAGACCACCCTCATGCAGATCGCCGGCGCCCAGCTGCATCCGACCTCCGGCGCGGTCGGGCTTCTCGGCGAGCTGCTCGGCACGGTCGACATCTTCGAGCTGCGCCCGCGGATCGGCGTCTCCAGCGCCGCCGTCGCCGAGCAGATCCCGCGCAACGAGACGGTGCGCGACCTGGTGCTGACGGCGTCGTACGCCGTGCTCGGGCGGTGGCGCGAGGAGTACGACGATGTCGACCATGACCGGGCCGACGCACTGTTGCGTGAGGTAGGCGTGGCGCCGCTCGCGGACCGCACCTACGGCACCCTCAGCGAGGGGGAGCGCAAGCGGGTGCAGATCGCCCGGGCGCTGATGACCGACCCGGAGCTGCTGCTGCTCGACGAGCCCGCCGCGGGCCTGGACCTCGGCGGACGGGAGGACCTGGTCTCGACCCTGTCCGTGCTGGCCTACGACCCGCTGTCGCCGGCGACCGTGCTGGTCTCGCACCACGTCGAGGAGATCCCGCCCGGGTTCACCCACGTGATGATGCTGCGCGACGGCAGGGTCGTCGCGCAGGGGCCGCTCGAGGAGACGCTGACGCCCGAGGCGCTGTCGGCGACCTTCGGCATGCCGCTCGTGCTGGAGCACCACGACGGGCGCTACGCCGCCCGGCGCAAGCAGCACCACCGGGGCTGA
- a CDS encoding FMN reductase, protein MSTRIVVVSAGLSVPSSTRLLADKLGGAVERAVGARGREVAVEHVELRPLAHALADHLLTGFPTGDLARAIEAVRHADGLVVVTPVFSASYSGLFKTFFDVLEPGLLDGKPVVLAATAGTPRHSLVLDHALRPLFAYLHAVVVPTGVFAASEDFGATDDGSLDKRVERAAGELAALLGADSAAGPAAPARRTVTEEFAAPTPFEQLLREASGDAVR, encoded by the coding sequence ATGAGCACCCGGATCGTCGTCGTCTCGGCGGGGCTGTCCGTCCCGTCCTCGACCCGGCTGCTCGCCGACAAGCTCGGCGGAGCCGTCGAGCGGGCGGTCGGCGCCCGCGGCCGGGAGGTCGCCGTCGAGCACGTCGAGCTGCGGCCGCTGGCCCACGCCCTGGCCGACCACCTGCTCACCGGCTTCCCGACGGGCGACCTGGCGCGGGCGATCGAGGCTGTGCGGCACGCCGACGGCCTGGTCGTGGTGACGCCGGTGTTCTCCGCGTCCTACTCCGGGCTGTTCAAGACCTTCTTCGACGTCCTGGAGCCCGGGCTGCTCGACGGCAAGCCCGTGGTCCTCGCGGCCACGGCGGGCACGCCGCGACACAGTCTCGTGCTCGACCACGCCCTGCGGCCCCTGTTCGCCTACCTGCACGCGGTCGTGGTGCCCACCGGGGTCTTCGCGGCCAGCGAGGACTTCGGGGCCACCGACGACGGCTCTCTCGACAAACGCGTCGAGCGGGCGGCCGGCGAGCTCGCGGCCCTGCTCGGCGCCGACTCCGCGGCCGGGCCGGCAGCCCCCGCCCGGCGTACGGTCACCGAGGAGTTCGCCGCCCCGACGCCCTTCGAGCAGCTGCTGCGCGAGGCGAGCGGGGACGCCGTCCGCTGA
- a CDS encoding NfeD family protein codes for MDWLREHLWEAWLGVAFVLALAELLSLDLFLLMLAGGAVAGVLTAFVTDNIVLQVLAASAVSVLLLAAVRPPLVRRLHGGPDLVLGPASLVGSRGIVTEPVAEHRPGRVKIGGESWLAVTEPPGSGLAIGATVEVVSIVGATAHVRPVSAPELEEPL; via the coding sequence ATGGACTGGCTGCGGGAGCACCTGTGGGAGGCCTGGCTGGGTGTGGCCTTCGTGCTCGCCCTGGCCGAGTTGCTGAGCCTCGACCTGTTCCTGCTGATGCTGGCCGGTGGTGCCGTCGCCGGCGTTCTGACGGCCTTCGTCACCGACAACATCGTCCTGCAGGTGCTCGCCGCCTCGGCGGTGTCCGTGCTGCTGCTCGCCGCCGTGCGCCCGCCCCTCGTCCGGCGACTGCACGGGGGGCCGGACCTCGTGCTCGGGCCCGCGAGCCTGGTGGGCAGCCGCGGCATCGTCACCGAGCCGGTCGCCGAGCACCGTCCCGGCCGGGTGAAGATCGGCGGCGAGTCCTGGCTCGCCGTCACCGAGCCGCCCGGCTCGGGGCTCGCCATCGGTGCGACGGTGGAGGTCGTCTCCATCGTGGGGGCCACCGCGCACGTCCGTCCCGTGTCCGCGCCCGAACTCGAGGAGCCGCTATGA
- the serB gene encoding phosphoserine phosphatase SerB translates to MSPHDAADDTLLITVTGTDRPGVTSAVLESLAGSGVSVVDLEQILMRGRLVLGVLVTAPRDRKRLRRQLGASMEALGMSVDIEKGSGDNRSRHRDRAHVTVIGAPLKASAMAAIAGRIADCGGNIDRIERMARYPVTAIELDVSGARPDRLRQLLAGDAAAHGIDVAVQPADLLRHGVRLIVMDVDSTLIQGEVIEMLAEHAGFGPEVADVTERAMRGELDFEQSLRARVKLLAGLDASVLDEVYDAIVVNPGARTMVRTLRRLGYRFAIVSGGFSQITDRLADDLGIHRSRANTLEIVDGRLTGEVVGAVVDRAGKAQALREFAADLGVPEDATIAIGDGANDLDMLAAAGLGIAYNARPVVREAADTALNVPYLDAIMYLLGITREEIEAADAAAGIVTPAPPLG, encoded by the coding sequence ATGAGCCCTCACGATGCAGCGGACGACACCCTCCTCATCACCGTCACCGGCACCGACCGCCCCGGCGTCACCTCCGCGGTCCTCGAGAGCCTCGCCGGGTCCGGGGTCAGCGTCGTCGACCTCGAGCAGATCCTGATGCGGGGCCGCCTGGTGCTGGGCGTCCTGGTGACGGCGCCGCGCGACCGCAAACGGCTGCGGCGCCAGCTGGGCGCGAGCATGGAGGCGCTCGGCATGAGCGTCGACATCGAGAAGGGCTCGGGAGACAACCGCTCCCGGCACCGCGACCGCGCCCACGTCACCGTGATCGGGGCGCCGCTGAAGGCGTCGGCCATGGCGGCCATCGCCGGCCGGATCGCCGACTGCGGCGGCAATATCGACCGGATCGAGCGGATGGCGCGCTACCCCGTGACCGCCATCGAGCTGGACGTCTCCGGTGCCCGGCCGGACCGACTGCGCCAGCTCCTGGCCGGCGACGCCGCGGCGCACGGCATCGATGTCGCGGTGCAGCCGGCCGACCTGCTGCGCCACGGCGTCCGGTTGATCGTGATGGACGTCGACTCGACCCTGATCCAGGGCGAGGTGATCGAGATGCTGGCCGAGCACGCCGGCTTCGGGCCCGAGGTCGCCGACGTCACCGAGCGGGCGATGCGCGGCGAGCTCGACTTCGAGCAGTCGCTGCGGGCGCGGGTGAAGCTGCTGGCCGGCCTCGACGCGTCCGTCCTGGACGAGGTGTACGACGCCATCGTGGTGAACCCCGGCGCCCGCACGATGGTGCGCACGCTGCGTCGCCTCGGCTACCGGTTCGCGATCGTGTCCGGCGGCTTCAGCCAGATCACCGACCGGCTGGCCGACGACCTCGGCATCCACCGGTCCCGGGCCAACACGCTCGAGATCGTCGACGGCAGGCTGACCGGCGAGGTGGTCGGCGCGGTCGTCGACCGGGCCGGGAAGGCGCAGGCGCTGCGCGAGTTCGCTGCCGACCTCGGCGTACCGGAGGACGCGACGATCGCGATCGGGGACGGTGCCAACGACCTCGACATGCTGGCGGCCGCGGGGCTCGGCATCGCCTACAACGCCCGGCCGGTGGTGCGCGAGGCCGCCGACACGGCGCTCAACGTGCCCTATCTCGACGCGATCATGTACCTGCTCGGCATCACCCGCGAGGAGATCGAGGCGGCCGACGCCGCGGCCGGGATCGTCACGCCGGCCCCGCCGCTGGGCTGA
- a CDS encoding PP2C family protein-serine/threonine phosphatase encodes MDDAATWARLRERLLSRGRMPELPDGWRHQSAMIPAEGYAYGGDFIVSDLDVAAGRLRTVLVDVCGSGETAVPAALQFAGALESLIRVVPADELLRDANAYLLAQPSGESIATAVQLDLDLATGSYLIRSAGHPPALVWSTATREWRIDNARGTALGVSATPEVHESTGVLAPGDALLFYTDGVVESRAVDIDTGISWLRQAARASYLAGWEGAADRIIDGVERGDDDRAVLVLARR; translated from the coding sequence ATGGACGACGCCGCCACCTGGGCCCGGCTCCGCGAGAGACTGCTCTCCCGCGGTCGGATGCCCGAGCTTCCCGACGGCTGGCGGCACCAGTCGGCGATGATCCCCGCCGAGGGCTATGCGTACGGCGGCGACTTCATCGTCAGCGACCTGGACGTCGCCGCGGGACGCCTGCGCACCGTCCTGGTCGACGTGTGCGGGAGCGGCGAGACCGCGGTGCCCGCCGCGCTCCAGTTCGCCGGCGCCCTCGAGAGCCTGATCCGCGTGGTGCCGGCCGACGAGCTGCTGCGTGATGCGAACGCCTACCTGCTGGCCCAGCCGTCGGGCGAGAGCATCGCGACGGCAGTCCAGCTCGACCTCGACCTGGCGACCGGCTCCTATCTCATCCGCAGCGCCGGACACCCGCCCGCCCTGGTCTGGTCGACGGCCACCCGTGAGTGGCGCATCGACAATGCGCGTGGCACCGCCCTGGGCGTCAGCGCGACGCCGGAGGTCCACGAGAGCACCGGCGTCCTCGCGCCGGGCGACGCGCTGCTGTTCTACACCGACGGGGTGGTGGAGTCGCGCGCCGTCGACATCGATACGGGGATCAGCTGGCTGCGACAGGCCGCCCGGGCGTCGTACCTCGCAGGGTGGGAGGGCGCCGCCGACCGGATCATCGACGGCGTCGAGCGGGGCGACGACGATCGGGCGGTGCTGGTCCTGGCCCGGCGCTGA
- a CDS encoding alpha/beta hydrolase, with protein MSDTTAVDILGAPWTAETIALPDDFEGEVVATLVHRPAGEPTEHATLHVHGFSDYFFHAAYGEWWLDRGHDMYGLDLRKYGRSLRPHQSPTYVADLTDYFAELDAAWERITLRDGHRQVVLSGHSTGGLVVALWADDRRPAELAGLLLNSPWLDLQGKAWMRSSVANQVIDRAGRRRPLQVFPRDVSGYYGRSLHRDHQGEWDFDLRWKPVDSFPVRLGWLRAVRRGHARLQAGLDVPAPVLVLSSDRSGHPTGMDEEVFSTDIVLDVDQIRRWSVAVGRHVTYAAVPGAVHDVVLSRTEPRARAYDEIDRWLATYVGRG; from the coding sequence GTGAGCGACACGACCGCCGTCGACATCCTCGGCGCCCCCTGGACGGCCGAGACCATCGCGCTGCCCGACGACTTCGAGGGCGAGGTCGTCGCCACGCTGGTCCACCGCCCCGCGGGCGAGCCGACCGAGCACGCCACCCTCCACGTCCACGGCTTCTCGGACTACTTCTTCCACGCGGCGTACGGCGAGTGGTGGCTCGACCGCGGCCACGACATGTACGGCCTCGACCTGCGCAAGTACGGCCGGTCCCTGCGGCCCCACCAGTCGCCCACCTACGTCGCGGACCTCACCGACTACTTCGCCGAGCTCGACGCGGCCTGGGAGCGGATCACGCTCCGCGACGGCCACCGTCAGGTGGTGCTGTCGGGCCACTCCACCGGTGGCCTGGTCGTGGCGCTGTGGGCCGACGACCGGCGGCCCGCGGAGCTCGCCGGCCTGTTGCTCAACTCGCCGTGGCTCGACCTGCAGGGCAAGGCGTGGATGCGCTCGTCGGTGGCCAACCAGGTGATCGACCGGGCGGGACGCCGACGGCCGCTGCAGGTCTTCCCCCGCGACGTGAGCGGCTACTACGGCCGCAGCCTGCACCGCGACCACCAGGGCGAGTGGGACTTCGACCTGCGCTGGAAGCCGGTCGACTCGTTCCCGGTCCGCCTGGGCTGGCTCCGCGCGGTGCGGCGGGGCCACGCCCGGCTGCAGGCCGGCCTCGACGTGCCGGCGCCGGTCCTGGTCCTGTCCTCGGACCGCTCCGGACACCCGACCGGGATGGACGAGGAGGTCTTCTCCACCGACATCGTGCTCGACGTCGACCAGATCCGACGCTGGTCGGTCGCCGTCGGCCGACACGTCACCTACGCCGCTGTGCCCGGGGCGGTGCACGACGTGGTGCTCTCCCGCACCGAGCCACGGGCCCGCGCCTACGACGAGATCGACCGCTGGCTGGCGACCTACGTAGGTCGGGGCTGA
- a CDS encoding LLM class flavin-dependent oxidoreductase translates to MQIGIFTVGDVTTDPTTGRTPSEYERIKATVAIARKAEEIGLDVFATGEHHNPPFIASNPTATLAYIGAQTERIILSTATTLITTTDPVLIAEDYAKIQHLTDGRVDLMMGRGNTGPVYPWFGKDIRQGINLAVENYALLRRLWTESNVDWEGRFRTPLQGYTSTPRPLDGVAPFVWHGSIRSPEIAEQAAYYGDGYFHNHIFWPASHAAQMVNLYRERFEHYGHGRADQAIVGLGGQIFMNRSSQEAVRQFRPYFDNAPVYGHGPSLEDFTEHTPLTVGSPQQVLERTLSFREYAGHYQRQLFLVDHAGLPLKTVLEQLDLLGEILPEMRRGFAEGRPAHVPDAPTHASLVAAAGGAKDVTVHAEDTMTGTTDRDGAEHTEHTEHTEHTEHTEQTEGVIA, encoded by the coding sequence ATGCAGATCGGCATCTTCACCGTCGGCGACGTCACCACCGACCCCACCACGGGGCGCACGCCGTCGGAGTACGAGCGGATCAAGGCCACCGTCGCGATCGCGAGGAAGGCCGAGGAGATCGGCCTCGACGTCTTCGCGACGGGCGAGCACCACAACCCGCCGTTCATCGCGTCCAACCCGACCGCGACCCTGGCCTATATCGGCGCGCAGACCGAGCGGATCATCCTGTCGACCGCCACGACGCTGATCACGACGACCGACCCCGTGCTCATCGCCGAGGACTACGCCAAGATCCAGCACCTCACCGACGGTCGCGTCGACCTGATGATGGGCCGCGGCAACACCGGGCCGGTCTACCCGTGGTTCGGCAAGGACATCCGCCAGGGCATCAACCTGGCCGTGGAGAACTACGCGCTGCTGCGCCGGCTGTGGACCGAGTCGAATGTCGACTGGGAGGGCCGCTTCCGGACCCCGCTGCAGGGCTACACCTCCACCCCGCGCCCGCTCGACGGAGTCGCGCCGTTCGTGTGGCACGGCTCGATCCGCAGCCCCGAGATCGCCGAGCAGGCGGCCTACTACGGCGACGGCTACTTCCACAACCACATCTTCTGGCCGGCCTCGCACGCCGCGCAGATGGTCAACCTCTACCGCGAGCGCTTCGAGCACTACGGGCACGGCCGCGCGGACCAGGCGATCGTGGGCCTCGGCGGCCAGATCTTCATGAACAGGTCCAGCCAGGAGGCGGTCCGGCAGTTCCGGCCCTACTTCGACAACGCGCCGGTCTACGGTCACGGGCCGTCGCTGGAGGACTTCACCGAGCACACCCCGCTGACGGTGGGCTCGCCGCAGCAGGTGCTGGAGCGCACCCTGTCCTTCCGCGAGTACGCCGGGCACTACCAGCGTCAGCTGTTCCTCGTCGACCACGCGGGCCTGCCGCTGAAGACGGTCCTCGAGCAGCTCGACCTGCTCGGCGAGATCCTGCCCGAGATGCGCCGGGGCTTCGCCGAGGGGCGGCCGGCCCACGTCCCCGACGCGCCGACCCACGCCTCGCTCGTCGCGGCGGCCGGTGGCGCCAAGGACGTCACCGTCCACGCCGAGGACACCATGACCGGCACCACCGACCGCGACGGTGCCGAGCACACGGAGCACACGGAGCACACGGAGCACACGGAGCACACCGAGCAGACCGAGGGGGTCATCGCATGA
- the fabI gene encoding enoyl-ACP reductase FabI yields the protein MTGILAGKNILVAGVTLDTSIGFAVAKFAQEQGATVLVSNFGQALRITRRIVKRLPELPAVIELDVTDTEHLAALPDAVREALGPDATLDGVVHSIAYGNPETLLGGKFLDGPWEDVAQAVQVSAYSLKSLAVACRPLMASGGSIVGLTFDASVAWPVYDWMGVAKAALESTNRYLARDLGGDGIRVNLVSAGPLRTLAAKAIPGFEDLESMWTTKSPLGWDNTDQEPTAKAVCALLSDLFPATTGEIVHVDGGFHAMGA from the coding sequence ATGACCGGAATCCTCGCAGGCAAGAACATCCTCGTCGCGGGTGTCACCCTCGACACCTCGATCGGCTTCGCGGTCGCGAAGTTCGCGCAGGAGCAGGGCGCCACGGTCCTGGTCTCCAACTTCGGCCAGGCGCTGCGGATCACCCGCCGCATCGTCAAGCGGCTCCCCGAGCTACCCGCGGTCATCGAGCTCGACGTCACCGACACCGAGCACCTCGCCGCGCTGCCGGACGCCGTCCGCGAGGCCCTGGGCCCGGACGCGACGCTCGACGGTGTCGTCCACTCGATCGCCTACGGCAACCCGGAGACGCTGCTCGGCGGCAAGTTCCTGGACGGCCCGTGGGAGGACGTCGCGCAGGCCGTGCAGGTCTCGGCGTACTCCCTGAAGTCGCTTGCCGTGGCCTGCCGCCCGTTGATGGCGTCCGGCGGATCGATCGTCGGGCTGACCTTCGACGCCAGCGTCGCGTGGCCGGTCTACGACTGGATGGGTGTCGCGAAGGCCGCCCTGGAGTCGACCAACCGCTACCTCGCCCGCGACCTGGGCGGCGACGGGATCCGGGTCAACCTGGTCTCAGCCGGTCCGCTGCGGACGCTCGCGGCGAAGGCCATCCCGGGTTTCGAGGACCTGGAGTCGATGTGGACGACCAAGTCGCCGCTCGGCTGGGACAACACCGACCAGGAGCCCACCGCCAAGGCGGTCTGCGCATTGCTCTCGGACCTGTTCCCGGCCACCACCGGGGAGATCGTCCACGTCGACGGCGGCTTCCACGCGATGGGCGCCTGA
- a CDS encoding SPFH domain-containing protein has protein sequence MTVLILLALLLLLVITVVAKAIRIVPQAYTGIVERFGKYKETLPAGLNFVVPFIDKVRYTIDLREQVVSFPPQAAITEDNLTVDIDTVIYFQVTDPIAATYEISNYIQAIEQLTMTTLRNVVGGMDLEQTLTSRESINSGLSAVLDETTGRWGIKVKRVEIKGIDPPPSIKDAMEKQMRAERDKRAFILTAEGQRQSAILTAEGNKQSAILNAEGERESQILRAQADREAQILRAQGEGQAIQTVFQAIHDGRPDQSLLAYQYLQMMPKIAEGDANKVWVIPSEITKALEGLGSSIHEIAGIPKATPGPAKRVDMGPTEPAAPLTGTSEAVQEAIAEAESAARPGQAPGAEPAEEPPAE, from the coding sequence ATGACCGTCCTGATCCTGCTCGCCCTCCTGCTCCTGCTGGTGATCACCGTCGTCGCGAAGGCGATCCGGATCGTGCCGCAGGCATACACCGGCATCGTCGAGCGGTTCGGGAAGTACAAGGAGACCCTTCCGGCGGGCCTCAACTTCGTCGTCCCGTTCATCGACAAGGTCCGCTACACCATCGACCTGCGCGAGCAGGTCGTGAGCTTCCCGCCGCAGGCCGCGATCACCGAGGACAACCTGACCGTCGACATCGACACCGTCATCTACTTCCAGGTGACCGACCCGATCGCGGCGACGTACGAGATCTCCAACTACATCCAGGCCATCGAGCAGCTCACCATGACCACCCTGCGCAACGTGGTCGGAGGCATGGACCTCGAGCAGACGCTGACCAGCCGCGAGTCGATCAACAGCGGGCTGTCGGCCGTGCTCGACGAGACCACCGGCCGCTGGGGGATCAAGGTCAAGCGGGTCGAGATCAAGGGCATCGACCCGCCGCCGTCGATCAAGGACGCGATGGAGAAGCAGATGCGGGCCGAGCGCGACAAGCGGGCCTTCATCCTCACCGCCGAGGGCCAGCGCCAGTCCGCCATCCTCACCGCCGAAGGCAACAAGCAGTCCGCGATCCTCAACGCGGAGGGAGAGCGGGAGTCCCAGATCCTGCGGGCCCAGGCCGACCGCGAGGCGCAGATCCTGCGGGCCCAGGGTGAGGGCCAGGCCATCCAGACGGTCTTCCAGGCCATCCACGACGGGCGTCCCGACCAGTCGCTGCTCGCCTACCAATACCTCCAGATGATGCCGAAGATCGCCGAGGGCGACGCCAACAAGGTGTGGGTGATCCCGTCGGAGATCACCAAGGCCCTCGAGGGACTGGGCTCCTCGATCCACGAGATCGCGGGCATCCCCAAGGCGACCCCCGGCCCCGCCAAGCGGGTCGACATGGGGCCGACCGAGCCGGCCGCACCGCTCACCGGGACCAGTGAGGCCGTCCAGGAGGCGATCGCGGAGGCCGAGAGCGCGGCTCGCCCGGGACAGGCGCCGGGTGCCGAGCCGGCCGAGGAGCCACCCGCGGAGTGA
- a CDS encoding DUF4190 domain-containing protein: MTTPPSGNDPYQPYGQPPYGGQPQDQPYGQPQDQPYGQPQDQPQDQPYGGQPPAQPYGAPYGQPAQPFGYAPPPATNGLAIASLVVSIVSLVVCAGFTGFVGAILGHVAKGQIRRGNEQGGGLALAGIIVGWLGFALFIALVVGFIALGVWAESTVDDCYTRSDGVFRCD, encoded by the coding sequence ATGACGACCCCGCCCTCCGGCAACGACCCGTACCAGCCGTACGGCCAGCCGCCCTACGGCGGCCAGCCGCAGGACCAGCCGTACGGCCAGCCGCAGGACCAGCCGTACGGCCAGCCGCAGGACCAGCCGCAGGACCAGCCGTACGGCGGCCAGCCCCCGGCCCAGCCCTACGGCGCGCCGTACGGCCAGCCGGCGCAGCCCTTCGGGTACGCCCCGCCGCCGGCCACCAACGGTCTGGCGATCGCCTCTCTGGTGGTGAGCATCGTGTCGCTGGTGGTGTGCGCCGGGTTCACCGGGTTCGTCGGCGCGATCCTCGGCCATGTCGCCAAGGGTCAGATCCGGCGTGGCAACGAGCAGGGCGGGGGACTGGCCCTGGCCGGCATCATCGTCGGCTGGCTGGGCTTCGCGCTCTTCATCGCCCTCGTCGTCGGCTTCATCGCCCTCGGAGTCTGGGCCGAGAGCACCGTCGACGACTGTTACACCCGTTCCGACGGCGTCTTCCGCTGCGACTGA
- a CDS encoding TIGR02206 family membrane protein, whose product MTQYGPTHIIPLAVFAAGLVAVVLLGRRHASYDGPTRFSRAWAVLVPLTTVPFQLVDLAFNFELGVTLPLHLCDLAWIAATWALWTHRPLPVALTFFWGLTLTVQGIVTPSLNEDLPHPRYFAFWALHLLIVLAAVYLVVGLRLVPRWRDYRSAVAVTLAWAAGTYLFNLVADTNYGYLMRKPGRSLLDLLGPWPWYVVEEIAIVLAVWALMTLGARRWLRRTG is encoded by the coding sequence GTGACGCAGTACGGGCCCACCCACATCATCCCGCTCGCGGTGTTCGCGGCCGGGCTGGTGGCCGTCGTGCTCCTGGGCCGCCGGCACGCGTCGTACGACGGGCCGACCCGGTTCAGCCGCGCCTGGGCGGTGCTCGTCCCGCTGACGACGGTGCCCTTCCAGCTCGTCGACCTCGCGTTCAACTTCGAGCTGGGCGTGACCCTGCCACTGCATCTGTGCGACCTGGCCTGGATCGCCGCGACCTGGGCGCTGTGGACGCACCGGCCGCTGCCGGTGGCGCTGACCTTCTTCTGGGGACTGACCCTGACCGTCCAGGGCATCGTGACCCCCTCGCTCAACGAGGACCTGCCGCACCCGCGCTACTTCGCCTTCTGGGCGCTGCACCTGCTCATCGTGCTCGCGGCGGTGTACCTCGTCGTCGGGCTGCGCCTGGTGCCCCGCTGGCGCGACTACCGGTCGGCGGTCGCCGTCACGCTGGCGTGGGCGGCCGGGACCTACCTGTTCAACCTGGTCGCCGACACCAACTACGGCTACCTCATGCGCAAGCCCGGCCGCTCGCTCCTCGACCTGCTCGGGCCGTGGCCGTGGTACGTGGTCGAGGAGATAGCGATCGTGCTCGCGGTGTGGGCGCTGATGACGCTCGGCGCCCGACGGTGGCTGCGGCGTACCGGGTAG
- a CDS encoding sulfite exporter TauE/SafE family protein, giving the protein MTLLEIAAVLLAGVGAGMINAVVGSGTLITFPTLLALGVPPVTANMSNSLGLVPGSIAGAFGYRRELIGQRDRLLRLLAFSSAGGVAGAVLLLVLPPGAFEAVVPVLILLGIVLVVLQPRLSRAVAARAERRGEPRRDETGGPSAIERSWWVPIAVLATGVYGGYFGAAQGVLLMGVLGIGVTDALQRLNGVKNVLVAVVNAIAGLVFVIVAELGLFGAEARVDWLLVLLIALGAVCGGLLGAAVGRKLPPLALRAVIVTVGLVAVVTLVA; this is encoded by the coding sequence GTGACCCTTCTCGAGATCGCGGCGGTGCTCCTCGCGGGCGTCGGCGCGGGCATGATCAACGCCGTGGTCGGTTCCGGCACCCTGATCACCTTCCCGACCCTGCTCGCGCTCGGCGTGCCGCCGGTGACGGCGAACATGTCGAACAGCCTGGGCCTGGTGCCGGGCTCGATCGCCGGCGCGTTCGGGTACCGGCGGGAGCTGATCGGCCAGCGCGACCGGCTGCTGCGCCTGCTGGCCTTCTCCTCGGCGGGCGGCGTGGCCGGCGCGGTGCTGCTGCTCGTCCTGCCCCCGGGAGCCTTCGAGGCCGTCGTACCGGTGCTGATCCTGCTCGGGATCGTCCTGGTCGTGCTCCAGCCGCGGCTCTCGCGTGCGGTCGCCGCACGCGCCGAGCGCCGGGGAGAGCCACGGCGCGACGAGACCGGCGGCCCGAGTGCGATCGAGCGGTCCTGGTGGGTGCCGATCGCGGTCCTCGCCACCGGGGTGTACGGCGGCTACTTCGGCGCCGCGCAGGGCGTGCTGCTGATGGGCGTGCTCGGCATCGGTGTCACCGACGCGCTGCAGCGGCTCAACGGCGTGAAGAACGTGCTCGTGGCCGTCGTCAACGCGATCGCCGGGCTCGTCTTCGTGATCGTCGCCGAGCTCGGCCTGTTCGGGGCCGAGGCCCGGGTCGATTGGCTGCTCGTCCTGCTCATCGCGCTGGGAGCCGTCTGCGGCGGCCTGCTCGGCGCGGCGGTCGGACGCAAGCTCCCGCCGCTCGCCCTCCGGGCGGTGATCGTGACCGTCGGCCTGGTCGCCGTGGTCACCCTGGTCGCCTGA